A stretch of DNA from Bos taurus isolate L1 Dominette 01449 registration number 42190680 breed Hereford chromosome 25, ARS-UCD2.0, whole genome shotgun sequence:
CTGAGATGGGGGTGGAGAGCGGGAATTGCCCTGACTTCCAGGGGGTCCTGGTGCCCCAGAGCCTGGCggtggagggcagggcagggcaccCTGGCTTGAGCTTCTGCCTGGGGAGCTGGTGGCAGCGTGAGCAGAGGTCGTTGGGATGGAAGCCCTGTCCCTCATGGAGCGTCTGCCTGAGGGGATGTCTCTCTGTGTTTGGGGGCGAGGGTGTCCTGAGCAGAGCTCTGCTGTCAGTACCGCAGGCCATGTGTTGTTGCCTGGCCAGGTGCCAGGCATCTGCTCCCTGCCCCACTGCCCCGGGTGAGAGACCGATGTTGCCCAGCTCTTGTGGGGATCACCAGCACCGTGGGGAGGCCACGGGTGCTGTGACATTGGGGCGAGTTTGCCGTTGGGGTGGCCACCCCTGCTGAGAGCCTGCGTGGCTGGGCGGCCGTGTCCTGCTCTGTCGGACCGCGCCGCCCGCTCTCCGCAGGCCTTCGACTTCCTGCTGCAGCTGCGGGCCGACTCACTGCACCGCCTGGGCCTGCCCAGCAAAGACGGGCTTGTGAGGTTCAGCCCCTACTGCGTCTGTGACTGCCTGTACGTCCAGGGCCCGGGGCGGGGTGGCGGCTGGCTGCTCTCACCCTGGGGCGGCCCTGGGGCAGGGGACAGCTCCATAGGGCTTGGTGGGCAGCCCCGGTTGCAGCTCGGGGCCTGTGTCCATCCTTAGCCTGCTGGAGAGGGAGCTCTGGCCTCAGCGCATCTCCTGCTCGCTCCcacagggagacagagaggagcTCCGAGAAGAAGGCCGGGTGCCCCCTGTCCCCGCCCGCCGGGCCCCCTGGCCCTGCGCCTGCGGGCCCTGCCGTGCGCCTTGGGTCCCTGCCCTACTCCCTGCTCTTCCGTGTTCTGCTGCAGTGTCTGAAGCAGGTAAGGGGCTGGGCTCCCAGTGGCACTGGGTCAGACCGAGCTTTCTGGGTGCCCCGGGCACTCAGCCCCTTCCCTGTGGTGACTGTGGGGGGTGCTCACGTCTGAGGGCCCTCAGTGGTTCCATAGTGGGGTGCTGAGCGCCTGCCATGGGCAGTGAGTAGAAGCTGGAAGCTGGTGTGGAGCCCAGGAGACCTTCTGCCTCTGGGAGTGGTGGTGGTACAAGAGTGAAGGGTGTGGACAAGCAGCTGGATTGTGGGGTGGGGCGTGCCTCCAGGGGGCTCTGACTAGTGGGGCGTGCCTCCAGGGGGGCTCTGACTAGTGGGGCGTGCCTCCAGGGGGCTCTGACTAGTGGGGCGTGCCTCCAGGGAGGCTCTGACTAGCCGGCGGTGCTGAGGGCTGGGGGCATTTTGTGTCGTGGGGTGTGAGGGGGCGGGTGAGGGCAGTCTTGGAAAGCGGGAGATTGCAGCAGCAGGAGGGAGCCGGCCTGGTGGTGGGGTGGGTAAGTTGCCTGCCCTGGAGGTGTAGCTGGGCCTCCCGCCCACCTGGCGTCTGGAGGCAGTGGCCACGGTCCAGGACTGACCCTCCAAGTGCGAGCTGCAGGGACAGAGGACCAGGTCATGCAGGAGAGCAGGTCCAAGCCCTGTTGCCGCCCAGATGGAGCTCAGCCCTGAGACCTGTCTCCCGTTGCTGCAGGAGACCGACTGGAAGGTGCTGAAGCTGGTGCTCAGCAAACTGCCCGAGTCGCTGCGCTATAAGGTCCTCATCTTCACCTCCCCATGCAGTGTCGACCAGCTGTCCGCCGCCCTCTGCTCCATGGTGCGCCTTCCACTTTGGCCCTCCTCCTGGCCCACTGAGCctgggaggtgggcggggccacATGTAGCACAGACAAGTTTGCCTCAGACTCATCCCTGGCTGGAGCGCAGGAGGGGCCTCCAGGACCCCATAGTCCCATCCCTGCTCGCCGGTGGGGGATCAGGGGCCTCAGTGAAGGGCTGAGCTCGCAGGCCCGGACGGGGTCCTGACTCCTCCCCGCTCCTGCAAGGAGCTCTGTGATACGGGCATCCTGTCTCCTATCTCCCTAGCGGGTCCACAGGTGTCCTCCTGCTGCTCTGAGAAAGCAGACTGCTGGTTAGAAAGGGCAGTAGGAGGGTCCCAGGCCTTTGGCCCATCCTCCCGCTGGGCTTCCATTCTCAGGGGCCTGCCTGGGTCCCCGGCCACCTGGCCTGACCTCTCTGCCGACAGAGCTTCATATCTGGGCTGTGGCTATTAGCTTTCAGGTCCCAAGACCCTGGAGCGGCTCCGAGGCACTCCAGAAGGCTTCTCCAGAACCGACCTGCATCTCGCTGTGGTTCCCGTGCTGACAGCCCTGATCTCTTACCATAACTACTTGGACAAAACTAGACAGGTACCGGGCAGGAGAGGGACAGTTGGTCTCCAGGATGCTGACCTCAGCCAGAGTGGCCCAGTGTCTTCCTTATAACCTGGTGCTGGGCCAGGGCGAGGGTAGCTGGCTTTGTTTCCCTCTGGGGCCACTGCAGGCATGGACTGACGCAGCCTAGAACCACGGATGTTTGGACTCCCTGGTGCTCCCGAGTTCTCTCCGGGTGTGGGCTTATGCAGTGCTCCAATGTGGCCTCCCAACGCAGCCCCGTTTTCTTTTTAAGGAGCATTGCCTGGCTTGCCCTTGCTCCAGCTTTAGGGTAGGTGCTCAGCCTCTTGACTAACCTGGGCGTGTGTGGAGAGGCAGGGTGGCCAGGCCAAGGGCCCCCACTTCTCTGCTTCCACGTCTGTCATCAAGAGCAACAAGCACGCATGGTAAAGCCTGTCTCCTCAGGTCCACACTGCTGGGTACAAGGCCTGCAAGGAGCCATTATCTCATGCTTTAAGCTCCCAACACTTGTCTTTGTCACCCTGCCCTTATTGAGTAGGGAGCAGAAGTGTTTGGATGGTCAGGGCAAGGCGAGCCGCTGAACGAGGACTGTGTGGGCCCTGAGCCCACGCTCCTGGTCAGCGCTGCTTGGGGCTCACTGCACACTCGCACTCCTGGGGAACGTGAGCCTCAGCTCCTCCTGTGTGGCCCAGCCTGGTTTTCATGGCTGCACTCCTGGGGTAGCTGGCCACACTGGGCTGAAGGTTCCCCAAGGACGCATGAGGCCCAGAGTGTTACTGCGGGTGGGGGCGCTGGCTGCAGGAGGTCTCAGAAGCACCCAGGGCCCAGGTGGTTTGCCCCGAGGCTGTGGCCTGAGCCAGCACTTGTCTCCCGGGGACTTGGCCAGGGTGGATGTGGGCCAGCCGCCTCGCTGTGTCAGACAGCTGGGGATTCGAGAGCCAGGGAGTTGAGCCCAGCGTGTCCTGGCTCTGGAGTGGGCTGGGGGCACGTGGGGAAGTGTCAGGGAGGCCTCGCTGTCCACTGGGCTTGGGGGGCTCAGCTGCTGGTGGTGCTGCCGCTTGGGGGTCCTGAGACCTGGGATAAGGCCCTTGGCTTTCCCCTCTGGGGTGGAGGCGGAGAGACCGGGCCCTGGCTCCCCAGAGGGGCTCTCTGGATGGGGCATGGGCGCGGGCCAGCCTGTGGTGGGCCTGGTGCGAGTCATCATGCTGTCCACAGCGGGAGATGGTGTACTGCCTGGAGCAAGGCCTCATCTACCGCTGTGCCAGCCAGTGTGTGGTGGCCCTGGCCGTGTGCAGCGTGGAGATGCCCGACGTCATCCTCAAGGCACTGCCCGTCCTGGTTGTGAAGCTCACACACATCTCGGCCACGGCCAGCATGGCCATCCCGCTCCTCGAGTTCCTGTCCAGTACGTGTCTGTGGCTGCGCCCGTGTGTGCTGGGATGGGTGTCAGTGGGGTGGGCTCTCGAGTCTGGGGCTGCGCCTTGCCTGAAATAACCTTTGCCGACTCTCACCTCCCCTTGCTGCAGGTAGGTGTGCTGTGCCCCATGGGCCCCTCTGCtgcttcagggcctttgcaccccCCCCACCCACCATGCTTGAGGGCTTTCCTTCCTGGCCTCTCAGGGTCAGTGGCCAGAAGCCGCCCGTTGGCTGGCCCTGGGCCCTGTGCTTGCCCAGCTCTCAGCCTTCCCTTTGTCCCCTCAGCACAGCCGCAGCTTGGAGGACGTCTCACCTCTCAGGCTAGGGTGTCCAGGAGCTGGGGGTGCCTGGCTCGCCCCTTCCTTCCCAGTGTCCCTGGGTATCTGGCCCTCAGCAGGCCTTGGGCATGTGGACAACAGGAACCAGGCAGGGCTTTGCTTCTGTAAAAGGCCACCTGGGGCCAGCGTGACTGCGTATTCATTCTGTTTGCAACGGTTTGTAAAGATGGAAAGCATGTGTAGCTCACAGGTCATGAAGCGAGTCTGCACGGAGCCAGGGCACTGTCGTTTGCAGCCGTGGGAGCCAAGGCCCAAGGTCACGCTCGGGCGGCTGCCGCCTTCGCTCCTTTGCTGCCCTCGGGTCAGAGTAGCAAGGCTGGCTTTAGACACACAGCACAGGACGCTGGTTCCCAGCCCTGTCATGGCCGTGGACACGTGTGCCCAGCCGTCGGGCCCCTCACTGGCTCTCCTTGTTGCAGCTCTGGCCAGACTGCCTCACCTCTACAGGAACTTCGCAGCAGAGCAGTATGCCAGTGTGTTTGCCATCTCCCTGCCGTATACCAACCCCTCCAAGTAAGTGCTGGCCATACGTCCCTGCAGGCCTCCTCCTCCTCGGTGTGGCCCAGGCCAGCTGGAGGCCTCTGCTCACCGGAGGCCAGGCCTCTGGGCAGAGAAGGCCTGCTTGGTCTTGGCGCCTCTGACCTGCTGCCCTCCCTCCTGGCACGTTTCCCTGGATCCCTCCCCGGGCCCAGCACCTCCGTTTCTTCTCGGCAGGTTCAATCAGTACATCGTGTGCCTGGCCCATCACGTCATAGCCATGTGGTTCATCAGGTGCCGCCTGCCCTTCCGGAAGGACTTTGTTCCTTACATCACCAAGGTGAGCCGGTGAGGCTGTTGGCCGTCTACGGCTGGAGCAGGGTGACCAGTGGGAGAGGAGGCGGGCACCTCTGGGGCACAACTCGTGGCTGCCCATGTCCTGGGCCTGTGGCTCACCCCAGGGTGCCTGGGTGGCTCAGGGGCAGCGGGAGAAAGCCTGTGGGTACCTCCTGGCATGTGGCTCAGCTCCGCTCCTCTCTGCCAGGGTCTGCGCTCCAACGTCCTCCTGTCTTTCGATGACACCCCCGAGAAGGACAGCTTCCGAGCGCGGAGCACCAGTCTCAACGAGAGGCCCAAGAGGTGTGGGGCCTGTGTGGGCGGGGCAGGCCTGCCGGCAGGGCCGCGTCGTGAGGAGGCTGGGGCTGCCTGGCTGCCCCAGGCCAGGGAATGGAGACGGGCTGTGGCTGAGGGCGAGCCCCCTGTAGCCGTGCTGAGCGCCAGGTGTCCTGGGCTCAGGAGGCAGGCGGCCTTAGAAGGCTAGAGAGGCCTGCGCCCTCTGGGGCCCCTCTGGGGCCTCAGTGTAGCTGAGCCTGCATGCTGGATCCTGGCTGGTCCTGCCTGGATGGTGGGCGAGCACAGACTCTCCGAGCTGGAGGTTGGGGTGCCAGCTAGTTCTAGGGCATCTGGATTTGGGGCTGACTCCACTGAATGAGCCCAGGTTGACTCCTGAGAAGCCCACACTCGGCCTGCATGGGGGCCCAGGGCCACAGACGCCCAGCCTCAGACCGCCGTGGCCTGCTCCCCCAAGCTCTCTCCCAGCCCACTGCCAACCGGGGACACGCTCTTCACCTCAGCTGCTTTCGCCAAATCTGAGAAGAGCCGTGCTAGGCCTCGTGTTCTTGTTTTGCATTCCATTTGAACGGCTGCCCCCCGTCCCGCCCCCCTTCCCGTCCAGCTTTCCTGGCTCTCCCTGGTGGGAATACGGCATTTTCCAGAAGTCAGTGTGACCTGAGTCAGAGGCTGTTCTCTCAGGGTCCCAACGGCTGGGGCTGGGCCTGGAGTTAGAACTGGCCTTTTCTGGAGCTGTGCCCCTCAGGGCCCCAGCAGCTGGTCCTGAGCAGGGGGGCGGGACACCTGGTCAGCACAGCCTGGAATCTGCCGTGCGGTGCGATCCACACATGTTTAATTTGCACCAATGTTCTTTGTTTTAGTATCATGCGTGAAACCTTACTTTTTCGCCGTCATGTTTACACGATGTATTTTCATgcgtttttgttttctgtttctccccCTGCTAACTGGCCTCTGGCATGGTTTTTTGTTCATCTCACCCGCGGGCTCTCCATCCTGACCCTGTGGCCTGTGACCTTTCCTCCTCATCCCTCCAATGGCTTGTCCTCCCTGCCGGGAGCTGGGCTCTCTGGGGCTTGGGCCTTCCTTCCTCACCTGGTAGTTTGAGGATAGCCAGACCCCCCAAACAAGGCTTGAATAACTCTCCACCCGTGAAAGAACTCAAGGAGAGCTCTGCAGCCGATGCCTTCCGGTGCCGCAGCATCAGTGTGTCTGAACATGTGGTCCGCAGGTAGTGGGCTCTGTCGGGCGGGGGGCTCGGACCCTGGAGCTGGGCCCGTGAGTGGCGCTGCCAGGCGGGAGCACCCGGGTGGTTGTGCATGGGGCTGCTTGCATGACCTCGTCACCTGCCCATGCCCTCCCCAGCCAGAGTTGAGGAGAGCCCGCCTGGCAGCCCTTGGGCCATGTGGCCGGGGCTCTGCGGTGGGAAGCCTGGTGGAGAGGGCTGGAAAGGTTGCATTCTGTCGCCCGGCCTCGGACTAGCGTGGGCTAGCTGCACGGCATCCTCAGAGGCCGGCCTGGGGGCCCGAAGCGGGGTGACCCTTGTGAGGCAGCTGGTGTCCAGTGGCAGTGCCCACAGGCCTGTCCCGGAGGTCAGGGGGCTTTTGCAAACTAAAGCCACACCCATGCCGGTCACCTGAGGACACACTCTCCAGGGTTTGGCTTTTCTCTCACGTTCTCTTGAGTGGGCTTTCTTCTTGAGTTTTTCCTCTGGGAAAGGTCTGCTTTCTGTGCAGGTGAGAGGGAACGGGGGCTTCTGTGTAGGACAGTGGGCCAGGGGCCAGCCTGCAAGGGGCTGGGCATGGAAGGCCTGACCTCCCCAGGGGTGCGGCCTCGTcacttcccctgctgtgtcttgGAGCTCTTGAGGGGTGGGGTTCACCGCTTCATGCCCATGGGCCAGGCTACACCGTCTTCTCACGTGGAAGGCCCCTTAGGCCTCAGCATCCCACAGCTCAGGGACCCAGCCCCTCACTGATGCCTGGCTCAGGCCCCAGCCTGAGCCTGGCTTCCCTGAGTGGGGTTTGACCTGGATGGGAATCGGGGCTGGGTAGTCGTCAGGGAGGCTCCCCTCTCAGCTGTTTTCAATAACTTACTTACCATAAGCAAAACTCAGCCACGGGGGCGTGAAATTTGTATTGGAGTGAGACCTGCACACACCCCTCCTCCTGGTCACGGGGCGGGGTTCGGCGGCCAAGTGTGGGGGTGAATGCAGTGCCTTACACAGGACCCAGACCCTGCCCGTCCTCCATGGGAGGGCCCGGGGGCAGAATGCAATCTGTCTGTGTCCTGTGGTCTCCACGTCTCTGCATGACTCCACTGTTCTGCCACAAAGGGGTCACCTAATTCTCCTGTGCTTCGGTGAGGGGCCAGCCTCTCTCCCCGTCTCCGAGGACTCTGCTCTGACGAGCCGGCCTGGGTCTCTCCATGAGCCCCTGTCTGCCCGCCCCCCAGGGCGGTGTGTCCACTCTTTGCCAAGCTGTGGTTCTATGGGCCATGTGCCCTGCGGGGTCTTTCTGAGCGCGGCCCTCTCCGCACCTGCATGCCTTGAGCTTTGGCCCCGGTGGTAGACGGCTAGGCCCCTGCCGGCACCTGACCTTGCCATGGATCCTCTTCCAGCAGGATCCAGACCTCTCTCACGAGCGCCAGCTTGGGGTCTGCAGACGAGAACTCGATGGCCCAGGCCGACGACAACTTGAAAAACCTCCACCTGGAGCTCACAGAGACGTGTCTGGACATGATGGCCAGATATGTGTTCTCCAACTTCACGGCGGTCCCCAAGAGGTGCGAGTCGGCTCCGGGacagggcagggctgtgctcttCTGTGACTGCATCCAGTCTGAGCAGCCGCAGGAGTGATATGGGGGCGCCTTGTCCGTCCAGGGCTCCCACCCAGTGAGGTGTTGACTGACTCTGTGCTTTCAGGTCCCCCGTGGGAGAGTTCCTCCTGGCTGGTGGCAGGACCAAAACCTGGCTGGTTGGGAACAAGCTTGTCACCGTGACGACAAGCGTGGGGACCGGGACCCGGTCACTGCTAGGCCTGGACTCTGGAGAGCTGCAGGGTGGCCCGGAGTTGAGGTGACCACTGCTTTCTGCCTCTCTGTGGTCTCTATCCTGAGCCCACACCTGCATGAGAGTGTCAGATCACCTGAGCCCATGAACTACCTCAGTCACACTCTGGGGACCCTCTGTCCTCAGCTCTGACCCCAGCATGCATGTGAGACAGACAAAGGAGGCACCCGCCAAGCTGGAGTCCCAAGCTGGGCAGCAGGTGTACCACGGAGCCCGGGACCGGGTCCGCTCCATGTCCGGTGagcccccgccctgccccgccTCCCCCCCCCCAGGGCCTTTGCAAGGCCAAGAAAGGCCTGGGAGCTGCGGGGCAGGGCAGTCTGTTCAGACCTGGCCCGGGCTCTGAGGAACTTGTGCTGTCTTGCAAGCCCTCCCCACCAGGCGAGGAGGGGGCGCTGCTTCTGCGCAGCTGTGAGCCATCAGCCCAGCCCACCCCTGGGGCTTTCTCTGCTGTCATTTAAATGAGCCATGGTCTGAGCCGCAGGTTCTGGGCCCCTGCCTGCTGCCCTGGGTCTACCAAGCCAACTCGACACTGTCTGAGGGCCGTGCCTGGGGAGGGCTGTGCTGCCTTGGCCCCGGCTCGGAGTTTGGCAGCCTGGGCCCCCGCTGGAGCAGCCAGGCCTGTTGGGCCAAGCGGTGGTGGTAGCcagccctcccctctcctcctcaggGGGCCATGGCCTTCGCGTGGGTGCCTTGGACGCTCCAGCCTGCTACTTCCCCAGCAGCCCCACGTCCCCGGGCTCCCAGACCGCTCCAGCCAGCCAGCCCGAGAAGGCCTCAGCTGGCAGCCCGCTCCCAGCACAGAAGGAGAAGACAAACCTGGCCGCTTACGTGCCCCTGCTGACCCAGGGCTGGGCAGAGATCCTGGTCCGCAGGCCCACAGGTACCCAGGGGTGGGCCCGTGCTCGGCCGGCCTGGGCTGCTGTCAGCACGTGGTGTGCACAGTGACGCAAACGCTCCAGACGCTACGGAGCTGGTGGCGGCCAGTCGGGAGATCACCTTGAGCTGAGTCCCCAGGGGTGGACGTGAGGGCTGGGCGGCAGCtggtctgctcaggctgccacaGCAAAGCCCTGCCAGCCGGGCGGCTATAACCACAAGATCTCCTGCCTCCTGGCCCGTGAGCCCGGGAGCCGAGCGTCAGGATTGTGGACAGGGCTTGTTTCTCCTGTGGCTGTCTTCTTGCTGGCTCCTTACAAGGTCATCCCTCTGTGTCTTAGTCGTCCTTTGTTGTACGGACCCTGGTCAGAGCAGAGCAGGGTGCAGCCGGGGCTGCCCAGGGCGGGCGGAGGGCAGGGCTGCTGGGGGTGCTATGCTGAGCCCTGAGCCCGCCCCACAGGGAACACCAGCTGGCTGATGAGCCTGGAGAACCCGCTCAGCCCCTTCTCCTCGGACATCAACAGCATGCCGCTGCAGGAGCTGTCCAATGCCCTCATGGCCGCCGAGCGCTTCAAGGAGCGCCGCGACACAGCCCTGTACAAGTCGCTGTCGGTGCCGGCGGCCGGCTCAGCCAAGCCATCCCCGCCCCCACGCTCCAACACAGGTGAGCGCTGGCCCCCACCCGCCTGTGTGCCCCGTCTGAGGGCGGATGGCCGTGTGGGGTCCTGGGCCGTCTTGGCTCTGCCAGCCTTGGGCGCTGAGGAGGCCGGCTGCACGTGGGGCACACTGGTCTGCAGACCTGGTGCTTGAGAGCGGGGCCTGCTCCTGGGGGACCCTCCTTTGGAGATGTGCCGTGAATCGGTGGCTCGAGGCCTCCTCAGCTGGCCCTGCTCGTGGGGTGGACACAGGCCTTGCTCTGCACCCTTCTCGGGTATCCGGCGCTCAGGGTCCTGGAGACGGCCGCGCTGCTGCTGGGGTGTGGGTGTGGACGTGCCAAGCTCGCCTGCGCCCGTCTGCGCCTGCGCCGCCCTCCTCCCAGCTTCCCTGCGGCCGGGTGACCGCTCGTGAAGAGAGGCGCGCTCCTGTCCCCGGCGTGCACCTGAGCAGCTGGGAGCGCTGGCGTGTGCGCCGGCTGCTGGCCgcccctctctctctccaggcTCGGGTCCTTGCAGGACCGGCGGTGCCTGTCCTCTCTGCTCGGCTGTGCGTGGCCTTCCTCCTGCTGACGGGCCGCTCACGGTTTCCCTTGCAGtggcctctttctcctccctgtGCCAGTCCAGGTGCCAAGGAAAGCTGCACAGGAGCATTTCCTGGGCAGGTATTCGTACGCTCTTTAAGGAAAGCGGTGTTTGCTGCAGAGCACCGCTCTGCCTTGTAGATGCTGTGTCATCGTCCCTCCTCCGCTCACCCCTCCCTGACCCCGTCTGAGCCTCTCGTCGCCTCAGGGAGCCATCCCCGACTCGCACGAGGACGTCGGTGCAGGATGCCTGTGCTTTGTCAGCGGGAACCCCCACTGCCTTGTGCCCTCTGTGCCTGAGTTCTGTTCCCAAGCCTGTCGGGCTCTCCCAGCCCTGTCTTCAGCTTGAGGGGGTGACCTGGATGACTGCACCCCAGAGACCGGCAGAGGACAGAGCTGCACTGCCCTGGCTCTGGTGCTGACGGGCCTTGTGAGCCCACAAATTGGGTGTGTCTGCCGTACACACGGGCTGCCCGAGGGCCCCGCAGGCTGGCTTCCAGCCTGTTGCTCCCAGGCCCTGGCCGGAGGGTGTGGCTGGCCAGGTGCTCCAGCTGCCCCAGTCCCCCACATGGGTAGGACTGGCTCGGGGCGGGCACGGCAGGGCTTCTCGAGGCGGCTGACGCACTGCGCAGTGCGGGGCTGCGCTGACTCAGTCGCTTCTCCTCAGCCCCTCGCCCTAGTGCTGGCACAGGAAACCTGGCTTTGGGGTCATGCTCCCTCCTTAGCTGCCCGGCTCTGGGTCGGTATGGACTCAGCAGGCGAGCCTCCACCCTTCAGGACACTTCAGAGCCCGTGTGCACACGGGGTCCCTCACTGGTCTCTCCCTTGGGCCTGGCAGGGAGGAGCTCAGAATTCTCCCGGCTCCTGAGGGCTGGTCGAGGCCCCTCCTCTGGGCCGGGGCCTGACTCAGGCAGGGGCTTCTGCACAGGGGTCCTGTCTGCCCTTGCCCACCTGCCTTGCCGGGGGAGCTCCCCGGGGGAGCTACTGGGGCAGCTTCTGTGGATGCTGGAATGCTCAGGTGGGCACTCCAAGGGGCCAGGTGCCCCCCATCTTGACCCCTGGGAGTCCATGAAGAGACAGACCCCTGTGTCAGGGCACTCAATGTCCCTCTCCAGCCGGCTCGATGGGAGGGGGTGGCTCAGAGCCCCGGGGAGGAGAGCCTTGGGCCAGGCCCTGCTGGGGAGCCGCTGTGCCCTCTCATGGGGAAACCCGGTGCCCAGAGGCCATGTGAGTCCTGGACGGGCCGCACCCAGCAGCACATCTGTGTCCTTCCAGATTCTGCGGTGGTCCTGGAGGAGGGAGGTCCAGGTGAGGCTGGTTTGTCTGCAGAGCCTCCCGAGTTGGAAGATTTTGAGGCGACACTGGGCTCCGACGGGCGCTGTGGGCGCAGCGACGCTTTCAGCAGGGTGAGTGCAGGCGGGGGAGCCACCTGAGGGGCCTGTAGGTGCTGTCACCCCCTGCTGGGGGTACGGCGGGGCTGAGCCACCGTAGGCTGGTTTGCTTTGCACTTCCGCTGCTCTCCCATCCCTGTGCATGTCCCTGTTGTGGGGCAGCCTGAGGTCCCCCGCAGTGGTCCGCCCGGGGTTTTAGCCCCTCCATGCCAGCATCCTGTAGCCTGGGGCCTTGGCTCCACTGCTGAGCGAAGGGCACGGGAAGTGCTTTCGGGGAAGGGGAACCACTAGCTCCGTGCTGGCCGCTCTGAGGCCCTGGCTGGGGATGGGTGGGGCCTTATTTCTCCAGGTAAACCTGGGTGGGCTCTGCGGTGCCTCCTGGTGAGCGTTTCTTTTGGATCCATTCTTCCCAGTCATCTTCCACCTCCAGCCAGGAGGAGAAGTCATTCCATGCCGAGGAGTTGCCTCCTGGGGGCATCCCCATCGAGCGGGCGGTCTCGGAGGGCTCCCGGGCCTCCGTGGACCTCGCCTTCCAGCCCTCTCAGCCCCTGAGCAAGTCCAGCTCGTCGCCTGAACTGCAGACCCTGCAGGACATCCTGGGGGACCCCGGGGACAAGGCTGAGGTTGGCCGGCTGAGCCCCGAGGCCAAGGCCCGGTCGCAGTCAGGGATCCTGGACGGGGAAGGTGCCGCCTGGTCAGCCCCGGGTGAGGAACGCCGGGGTCGGGGCCCTGCCCAGCCAGAGGGCCCCCTGCCTTCCAGCTGTCCTCGCTCCCCCAGCGGGCTGCGGCCCCGAGGCTACACCATCTCGGATTCGGCCCCGTCACGCAGGGGCAAGAGGGTGGAGAGGGATGCCTTCAAGAACCGAGCAGGGACCTCCAACACCGAGAAGGTGCCAGGCATCAACCCCAGGTGAGCCCTGCCCTCCTGGTGCTCCCGTGGGGGCCTGGGGCCGGCGGGGCCTAGGCAGGGTAGGCTGGCCACAGAGACCAGGCTCCTCGGTGACCGCACTCTGGGCCCCTCAC
This window harbors:
- the TSC2 gene encoding tuberin isoform X15 gives rise to the protein MDVGLSSEFLLVLVNLVKFNSCYLDEYIASMVHMVCLLCVQTVSSVDIEVSLQVLDAVVCYNCLPAESLPLFIVTLCRTINVKELCEPCWKLMRNLLGTHLGHSAIYHMCRIMEDRAYMEDAPLLRGAVFFVGMALWGAHRLYSLKNSPTSVLPSFYEAMTCPNEVVSYEIVLSITRLIKKYRRELQAVTWDILLNIIERLLQQLQSLDSPELSAIVHDLLSTVEELCDQNEFHGSQERYFELVERCADQRPESSLLNLITYRAQSIHPAKDGWIHNLQLLMERFFRNESRSAVRIKVLDVLSFVLLINRQFYEEELINSVVISQLSHIPEDRDHQVRKLATQLLVDLAEGCHTHHFNSLLDIVEKVIARSLSPPPELEERDVAAYSASLEDVKTAVLGLLVILQTKLYALPASHATRVYETLVSHIQLHYRHSYTLPIASSIRLQAFDFLLQLRADSLHRLGLPSKDGLVRFSPYCVCDCLETERSSEKKAGCPLSPPAGPPGPAPAGPAVRLGSLPYSLLFRVLLQCLKQETDWKVLKLVLSKLPESLRYKVLIFTSPCSVDQLSAALCSMLSGPKTLERLRGTPEGFSRTDLHLAVVPVLTALISYHNYLDKTRQREMVYCLEQGLIYRCASQCVVALAVCSVEMPDVILKALPVLVVKLTHISATASMAIPLLEFLSTLARLPHLYRNFAAEQYASVFAISLPYTNPSKFNQYIVCLAHHVIAMWFIRCRLPFRKDFVPYITKGLRSNVLLSFDDTPEKDSFRARSTSLNERPKSRIQTSLTSASLGSADENSMAQADDNLKNLHLELTETCLDMMARYVFSNFTAVPKRSPVGEFLLAGGRTKTWLVGNKLVTVTTSVGTGTRSLLGLDSGELQGGPELSSDPSMHVRQTKEAPAKLESQAGQQVYHGARDRVRSMSGGHGLRVGALDAPACYFPSSPTSPGSQTAPASQPEKASAGSPLPAQKEKTNLAAYVPLLTQGWAEILVRRPTGNTSWLMSLENPLSPFSSDINSMPLQELSNALMAAERFKERRDTALYKSLSVPAAGSAKPSPPPRSNTDSAVVLEEGGPGEAGLSAEPPELEDFEATLGSDGRCGRSDAFSRSSSTSSQEEKSFHAEELPPGGIPIERAVSEGSRASVDLAFQPSQPLSKSSSSPELQTLQDILGDPGDKAEVGRLSPEAKARSQSGILDGEGAAWSAPGEERRGRGPAQPEGPLPSSCPRSPSGLRPRGYTISDSAPSRRGKRVERDAFKNRAGTSNTEKVPGINPSFVFLQLYHSPFFGDESNKPILLPNESFERSVQLLDQIPSYDTHKIAVLYVGEGQSNSELAILSNEHGSYRYTEFLTGLGKLIELKDCQPDKVYLGGLDVCGEDGQFTYCWHDDIMQAVFHIATLMPTKDVDKHRCDKKRHLGNDFVSIVYNDSGEDFKLGTIKGQFNFVHVIITPLDYECNLVSLQCRKDMEGLVDTSMAKIVSDRNLPFVARQMALHANMASQVHHSRSNPTDIYPSKWIARLRHIKRLRQRIREEAHYSSASLPLMQTHPPGHAKAPAQAPAESTPTYETGQRKRLVSSVDDFTEFV
- the TSC2 gene encoding tuberin isoform X16, yielding MDVGLSSEFLLVLVNLVKFNSCYLDEYIASMVHMVCLLCVQTVSSVDIEVSLQVLDAVVCYNCLPAESLPLFIVTLCRTINVKELCEPCWKLMRNLLGTHLGHSAIYHMCRIMEDRAYMEDAPLLRGAVFFVGMALWGAHRLYSLKNSPTSVLPSFYEAMTCPNEVVSYEIVLSITRLIKKYRRELQAVTWDILLNIIERLLQQLQSLDSPELSAIVHDLLSTVEELCDQNEFHGSQERYFELVERCADQRPESSLLNLITYRAQSIHPAKDGWIHNLQLLMERFFRNESRSAVRIKVLDVLSFVLLINRQFYEEELINSVVISQLSHIPEDRDHQVRKLATQLLVDLAEGCHTHHFNSLLDIVEKVIARSLSPPPELEERDVAAYSASLEDVKTAVLGLLVILQTKLYALPASHATRVYETLVSHIQLHYRHSYTLPIASSIRLQAFDFLLQLRADSLHRLGLPSKDGLVRFSPYCVCDCLETERSSEKKAGCPLSPPAGPPGPAPAGPAVRLGSLPYSLLFRVLLQCLKQETDWKVLKLVLSKLPESLRYKVLIFTSPCSVDQLSAALCSMLSGPKTLERLRGTPEGFSRTDLHLAVVPVLTALISYHNYLDKTRQREMVYCLEQGLIYRCASQCVVALAVCSVEMPDVILKALPVLVVKLTHISATASMAIPLLEFLSTLARLPHLYRNFAAEQYASVFAISLPYTNPSKFNQYIVCLAHHVIAMWFIRCRLPFRKDFVPYITKGLRSNVLLSFDDTPEKDSFRARSTSLNERPKRIQTSLTSASLGSADENSMAQADDNLKNLHLELTETCLDMMARYVFSNFTAVPKRSPVGEFLLAGGRTKTWLVGNKLVTVTTSVGTGTRSLLGLDSGELQGGPELSSDPSMHVRQTKEAPAKLESQAGQQVYHGARDRVRSMSGGHGLRVGALDAPACYFPSSPTSPGSQTAPASQPEKASAGSPLPAQKEKTNLAAYVPLLTQGWAEILVRRPTGNTSWLMSLENPLSPFSSDINSMPLQELSNALMAAERFKERRDTALYKSLSVPAAGSAKPSPPPRSNTDSAVVLEEGGPGEAGLSAEPPELEDFEATLGSDGRCGRSDAFSRSSSTSSQEEKSFHAEELPPGGIPIERAVSEGSRASVDLAFQPSQPLSKSSSSPELQTLQDILGDPGDKAEVGRLSPEAKARSQSGILDGEGAAWSAPGEERRGRGPAQPEGPLPSSCPRSPSGLRPRGYTISDSAPSRRGKRVERDAFKNRAGTSNTEKVPGINPSFVFLQLYHSPFFGDESNKPILLPNESFERSVQLLDQIPSYDTHKIAVLYVGEGQSNSELAILSNEHGSYRYTEFLTGLGKLIELKDCQPDKVYLGGLDVCGEDGQFTYCWHDDIMQAVFHIATLMPTKDVDKHRCDKKRHLGNDFVSIVYNDSGEDFKLGTIKGQFNFVHVIITPLDYECNLVSLQCRKDMEGLVDTSMAKIVSDRNLPFVARQMALHANMASQVHHSRSNPTDIYPSKWIARLRHIKRLRQRIREEAHYSSASLPLMQTHPPGHAKAPAQAPAESTPTYETGQRKRLVSSVDDFTEFV